A window of the Pseudomonas furukawaii genome harbors these coding sequences:
- a CDS encoding Hsp70 family protein — protein MAIYGFDFGTTNSLISVVEGDRCIAYVDEDHGGSPHPSVVCYDGDEVVVGHEAKSRLSSSGLGVIGNVVRSPKTLLGKHSVHVDGVSRSPRQMVADIVRYVAGHARDERPGDYSRAVVTIPVDMSGERRRDLREAFRLAGVTIDQFVHEPLAALYGHLRGLPDFASEIRRLDRQYMLVFDWGGGTLDLTLCQLVDGYLVQIANHGCGHLGGDVIDESIMHEVVRRHCAQHAALEGVDVAADAQKKLLARAERAKIDLSSLSQAQIYVPDYFRTNQAGLDPDLVYQLSREVLEEIVSGKLAEGLEMIGSLLGSVGFEASDISLCLATGGMVNMPLIKTRLMEMFGPQRLCVSEEGQLIISKGAAWIAHDRADLLLAKNIELALARDTRHVAIKAGSVMPREGAIQQAERLNLYCTDPRDGVAKIQLEVPARRHGRHVQASDPRNNLASLSVKVDERSGRLFERVELDMRVDENLILQVEACSTVVNDQDATEIHNLEFGLSLGGLGGIVQPGDPALKKPEGRRFCNLKGALLLRSNLALREDKSLVPGEYLHEVQKMTPYTLDELTPLQVREKLYYTPCSGCGRRSNDPLCQCASGTTGNIRRVAFDF, from the coding sequence ATGGCCATCTATGGGTTTGATTTTGGCACGACCAACAGCCTGATCTCTGTGGTCGAGGGTGACCGCTGCATTGCTTACGTGGATGAGGATCATGGCGGTTCACCTCATCCATCGGTGGTGTGCTATGACGGCGACGAAGTGGTCGTCGGGCACGAAGCCAAAAGTCGGCTGTCTAGCTCCGGGCTTGGGGTGATCGGCAACGTGGTGCGCTCACCGAAAACCCTGCTCGGTAAGCATTCGGTGCATGTGGATGGCGTGAGTCGTAGCCCTCGACAGATGGTGGCCGACATCGTCCGCTATGTGGCCGGACATGCCCGGGATGAGCGGCCGGGGGATTACAGCCGGGCGGTGGTGACTATTCCGGTCGACATGAGTGGTGAACGCCGTCGTGACTTGCGCGAAGCCTTTCGCCTGGCGGGTGTAACCATCGATCAGTTCGTCCATGAACCACTAGCGGCACTATACGGACATCTCCGCGGTCTGCCCGACTTTGCCAGCGAAATCCGTCGCCTGGATCGCCAGTACATGCTGGTGTTCGACTGGGGGGGCGGTACACTCGACCTGACCCTGTGCCAACTGGTCGATGGCTATCTGGTGCAGATCGCCAATCATGGCTGCGGTCATTTGGGCGGTGATGTGATCGATGAGTCGATTATGCATGAGGTGGTGCGCCGTCACTGTGCCCAGCATGCGGCTCTTGAAGGTGTAGATGTTGCGGCAGATGCCCAGAAAAAGCTGCTGGCGCGTGCAGAGAGGGCCAAGATCGATCTGTCGAGCCTGAGCCAGGCGCAGATCTACGTGCCTGATTACTTCCGTACTAACCAGGCTGGCCTTGATCCCGACCTTGTCTATCAGCTGTCTCGCGAGGTGCTGGAGGAAATCGTCAGCGGCAAGCTGGCCGAGGGGCTAGAAATGATCGGCAGCTTGTTGGGCTCGGTTGGGTTCGAGGCCTCAGATATCAGCCTGTGTCTGGCCACTGGCGGTATGGTAAACATGCCGCTGATTAAGACTCGTCTGATGGAAATGTTCGGGCCGCAGCGGCTGTGTGTATCGGAAGAGGGGCAACTGATCATTTCCAAGGGCGCCGCCTGGATTGCCCATGACCGGGCTGATCTGCTGCTGGCCAAGAACATCGAGCTGGCACTGGCGCGTGATACCCGTCACGTTGCGATCAAGGCGGGCTCGGTGATGCCCCGCGAAGGTGCGATTCAGCAAGCCGAACGACTCAATCTTTACTGCACCGATCCTCGTGATGGCGTGGCGAAGATCCAGCTGGAAGTGCCTGCCCGCCGGCATGGCCGGCATGTACAGGCCAGTGATCCGCGCAACAATCTTGCCAGTCTCAGCGTCAAGGTGGATGAGCGGAGCGGTCGTTTATTCGAGCGTGTTGAGCTGGATATGCGGGTGGATGAGAACCTGATTCTGCAGGTCGAGGCGTGCTCGACTGTTGTTAATGATCAGGATGCAACCGAAATCCATAACCTGGAGTTCGGACTGAGTCTTGGAGGACTGGGGGGTATTGTGCAGCCGGGGGACCCAGCACTAAAAAAGCCTGAAGGCCGGAGATTCTGCAACCTTAAGGGGGCGCTGTTACTTCGGTCGAATCTGGCTCTGCGTGAGGACAAGTCCCTAGTGCCCGGTGAATATCTGCATGAAGTGCAGAAAATGACACCCTACACCTTGGATGAACTCACGCCATTGCAGGTACGGGAGAAGCTCTACTACACCCCCTGTAGCGGCTGTGGGCGGCGGAGCAATGATCCCTTGTGCCAGTGTGCTTCTGGCACGACCGGCAATATCCGCCGAGTAGCATTCGATTTCTGA
- a CDS encoding Kiwa anti-phage protein KwaB-like domain-containing protein, translating into MTVEQDLQAFGGFDITQANASLWVFKKRPTTGQMNPFTAVSVVMSDALRNQLKELATNYQTSYTVAEEYNLLSQPSEGGFLAVSREKTLFPSLQGLIDQPLEECLVKNVKQLNNAAGYVLRLRLGESVIYCVKKASADWGTRKKKGMMNIFFTEAGLDIMENPSFSISRSFDFFVAGDSVFMSSKPAFESLLNHKDTYEEAYSALKQEPGFSAAIADFAVFDAFIGKNATHLRRMAVIKARGYYQNPDYMTRLREINGLREWGIQFDDQGRIVATPEKMRDILHVLLDHRLRSELSDNQYDVPSTTPVGQ; encoded by the coding sequence ATGACTGTAGAACAAGATCTGCAAGCCTTTGGGGGCTTCGATATCACTCAGGCCAATGCGTCGCTATGGGTATTCAAAAAGCGACCTACGACGGGGCAAATGAATCCTTTTACAGCCGTTTCGGTTGTGATGAGCGATGCCTTGAGGAATCAATTAAAAGAGCTTGCGACGAATTATCAAACCAGCTACACAGTCGCCGAAGAGTACAATTTGCTCAGCCAGCCGAGCGAAGGTGGTTTCCTTGCGGTCTCACGCGAAAAAACTCTTTTTCCCAGTCTCCAAGGGCTGATTGACCAGCCCTTGGAGGAATGCTTGGTAAAGAACGTGAAGCAGCTAAATAACGCTGCCGGCTACGTCCTTCGTCTTCGCCTCGGTGAATCGGTTATTTATTGTGTCAAGAAGGCAAGTGCCGATTGGGGAACCAGAAAGAAGAAGGGGATGATGAATATCTTCTTCACTGAGGCTGGCCTTGATATCATGGAAAACCCGTCATTCAGTATTTCCAGGAGTTTCGACTTCTTCGTTGCCGGTGACAGCGTTTTCATGAGTAGTAAGCCCGCGTTTGAATCGCTCCTTAATCATAAGGACACTTACGAAGAAGCATATTCAGCCCTCAAGCAAGAGCCCGGATTTTCCGCCGCCATCGCCGATTTTGCCGTATTTGATGCATTTATAGGCAAGAATGCTACGCACTTGCGTCGTATGGCGGTGATCAAAGCTCGGGGTTACTATCAAAACCCCGATTACATGACCCGTCTTCGTGAGATCAACGGGCTGCGGGAGTGGGGTATCCAGTTTGATGATCAGGGGCGGATCGTCGCTACCCCAGAAAAAATGCGCGACATCTTGCACGTCCTGCTGGATCATCGTCTGCGCTCAGAGCTGTCTGATAATCAGTATGACGTGCCATCGACTACACCTGTTGGTCAATAG
- a CDS encoding inovirus Gp2 family protein — MFRNFDNTSHLPLRHPANTNLHLYYDDTFEGFRLMRDKGPFIQEYLSRLKHTVELALAQYPRVMAFRVDLHLPGDLDPSDCADTNKIISRFIESFNAKIQYHRSQLREQKKDARDCKVRYVWAREVGWARKPHYHLVFFLNRDAYYSVGKLQSLNRNMISRLQEAWASALRLPVWLVEELVHIPDNTTYRIDRVPRERKVAGSDRKVLVDELPELFYRVSYLCKVATKSYGDRQRGFDTSRG, encoded by the coding sequence ATGTTTCGTAATTTCGACAACACCAGCCACCTTCCACTCCGTCATCCCGCCAATACCAACCTCCATCTGTACTACGACGACACCTTTGAAGGCTTCCGCTTGATGCGCGACAAGGGGCCTTTCATCCAGGAGTATCTGTCTCGTCTCAAGCACACAGTTGAGTTGGCATTGGCCCAGTACCCAAGGGTCATGGCATTCAGGGTGGACCTACATTTACCAGGGGATCTAGATCCGTCTGACTGCGCAGACACCAACAAGATCATCAGCAGATTCATCGAGTCTTTCAACGCAAAGATCCAGTACCACCGTAGCCAGCTACGTGAACAAAAGAAGGACGCTCGTGATTGCAAGGTTCGCTACGTCTGGGCGCGAGAAGTCGGGTGGGCTAGGAAGCCGCATTACCACCTGGTATTTTTTCTTAATCGTGATGCCTACTACTCCGTAGGGAAGTTGCAATCGCTAAATAGAAATATGATCTCCCGTTTACAGGAGGCCTGGGCCAGCGCCTTGAGATTGCCAGTCTGGCTGGTCGAAGAGCTGGTGCATATCCCTGATAATACGACGTATCGGATAGATCGAGTTCCCCGTGAGCGAAAGGTGGCCGGAAGTGATCGCAAGGTTCTGGTGGATGAACTGCCTGAGCTGTTCTATCGGGTCAGCTACCTGTGCAAGGTGGCGACGAAGTCCTACGGGGATCGCCAGCGAGGGTTCGATACCAGTAGAGGATAA
- a CDS encoding helix-turn-helix domain-containing protein, giving the protein MSKTDSKQLAEVVGQAIARQRVRRKLSQEQVAERLGVGSEAVSRIERGVVMPNVERLVELAAIFGCETADLLTEGSSRPEDQARRLQGLLSTLKAADRVLVLEVVERLVERLNRG; this is encoded by the coding sequence ATGTCAAAAACCGATTCGAAGCAGCTGGCGGAAGTCGTGGGCCAGGCGATTGCTCGCCAGCGAGTGCGCCGCAAGCTGAGTCAGGAGCAGGTCGCGGAGCGATTGGGGGTCGGTAGTGAGGCCGTATCACGCATCGAGCGTGGCGTCGTGATGCCCAACGTCGAGCGACTGGTAGAACTGGCAGCGATCTTTGGCTGCGAGACGGCCGACCTGCTGACCGAGGGCAGCTCTCGACCGGAAGACCAGGCACGCCGGCTGCAGGGGCTGCTGTCCACCCTGAAGGCGGCCGACCGGGTGCTAGTGCTGGAGGTAGTGGAGCGTTTGGTGGAGCGCCTCAACCGGGGCTAA
- the radC gene encoding RadC family protein: MRLHKLKASESTGTYLVESPVTETDILLMARQLANLRLRRGRALTSPKEVFSHLQALLGDYEHEVFALLLLDSRHRVIVFHELFRGTLDSASVYPREVVKAALEHNAAATVLVHNHPSGDPEPSQSDLTLTHKLREALNLVGVRTLDHIVVGHEGCVSLAEQGYL; this comes from the coding sequence ATGCGCCTGCACAAGCTGAAGGCCAGTGAATCGACCGGCACCTACCTGGTCGAGTCGCCGGTCACCGAAACCGACATCCTGCTGATGGCCCGGCAGTTGGCGAATCTGCGTCTACGCCGGGGAAGAGCACTGACCTCACCGAAGGAAGTGTTCAGCCACCTGCAGGCGCTGCTGGGCGATTACGAGCATGAGGTATTCGCCCTGCTCCTGCTCGACAGCCGGCACCGGGTGATCGTCTTTCACGAACTGTTCCGGGGCACCCTGGACAGCGCCAGCGTCTATCCCCGGGAAGTCGTCAAGGCTGCCCTGGAGCACAACGCCGCAGCAACCGTGCTGGTCCACAACCACCCTTCCGGTGATCCGGAACCCAGCCAATCAGATCTCACCCTGACCCACAAGCTGCGGGAGGCCCTGAACCTGGTCGGGGTACGAACCCTGGACCACATCGTGGTGGGCCACGAGGGCTGCGTATCGCTGGCGGAACAGGGCTACCTGTGA
- a CDS encoding recombination directionality factor translates to MLKGLALTPPVLGRISIGKVVEKNGKRLPEKDDQFTITSQVQGKDGWLLHPLNDELRQGKDDKLRSIPVRLLFNEPELNFRADYTLFDRQSGRPLCVGNGETCKRVTPDGMQSLPCPSPDACSLAKGNACKPYGRLNVVIGDDDPLGSFVFRTTGFNSIRTLAARLHYFQAISGNRLACLPLELRLRGKSTRQSHGTPIFYVDLTVRGGMEMTEALQAANELDAQRQAAGFDQAALDEAAQRGFGNGAFEDSEEDAGAVAEEFYPAEESPSPATNTPQRSAKASLAEKLDAQAQRHTPPTDHHQGAQHAPAQAEGQ, encoded by the coding sequence ATGCTCAAAGGTCTCGCACTCACCCCGCCCGTGCTCGGACGCATCTCGATAGGCAAGGTCGTCGAGAAGAACGGCAAGCGCCTGCCGGAAAAGGATGACCAATTCACCATCACCTCCCAGGTACAAGGCAAGGACGGCTGGCTGCTGCATCCGCTCAACGACGAGCTGCGCCAAGGCAAGGACGACAAGCTGCGTAGCATCCCGGTACGCCTGCTGTTCAACGAGCCGGAGCTGAATTTTCGCGCCGACTACACCTTGTTCGACCGGCAGTCCGGACGGCCGCTGTGCGTGGGCAATGGCGAGACCTGCAAGCGCGTCACCCCGGATGGCATGCAGTCGCTGCCCTGCCCTTCGCCGGATGCCTGCTCGTTGGCCAAAGGCAATGCCTGCAAGCCCTACGGTCGGCTGAACGTGGTCATTGGCGATGACGATCCGCTGGGTAGCTTTGTGTTCCGTACCACCGGTTTCAACAGCATCCGCACCCTCGCCGCCCGGCTGCACTACTTCCAGGCCATCTCGGGCAACCGCCTGGCGTGCCTGCCGCTGGAGCTGCGCCTACGCGGAAAGTCCACTCGGCAAAGCCATGGCACGCCGATTTTCTACGTCGACCTGACGGTACGCGGCGGTATGGAGATGACGGAGGCGCTGCAGGCCGCCAACGAGCTCGATGCGCAGCGACAAGCCGCGGGCTTCGATCAGGCCGCCTTGGATGAAGCGGCGCAGCGTGGCTTTGGCAATGGCGCCTTCGAGGACAGCGAGGAAGACGCGGGCGCCGTCGCCGAGGAGTTCTACCCCGCCGAGGAAAGCCCATCTCCAGCCACCAACACTCCCCAGCGCTCTGCGAAAGCCAGTCTGGCCGAGAAGCTGGACGCACAAGCCCAGCGCCACACCCCACCAACCGATCACCATCAAGGAGCCCAGCATGCGCCTGCACAAGCTGAAGGCCAGTGA